The proteins below are encoded in one region of Rhododendron vialii isolate Sample 1 chromosome 7a, ASM3025357v1:
- the LOC131333149 gene encoding serine carboxypeptidase 1-like isoform X4: MWAIAAASYLLWSGPGCSSLGYGAMEELGPFRVNSDGKTLFRNEYSWNNVANVIFLESPAGVGFSYSNTSSDYKTVGDQRTAEDSYVFLINWLEKFPQYKSRDFYITGESYAGHYVPQLAYTILSNNKITNQTVINLKGIAIGNPYIDDSTTGKGIYDYYWTHALISDETHAGITRHCDFVSGNFSRTCKLYRNQAFVEHGKLDLYDIYAPLCNSSAPKTPSPGSVNNFDPCSNIYVASYLNLPEVQKALHTRNTTWSPCSNIGWTDRPSTILPTIKQLIDSGLRLWVYSGDNDGRIPVTASRYSINTLKLAVKNAWRAWYSNSDQDVGGYVVEYEGLVLTTVRGAGHHVPSNQPDRSLTMISSFLRGTLPPSS, translated from the exons GCCCGGGTTGCTCATCCTTGGGATATGGAGCCATGGAGGAATTGGGACCCTTCAGAGTCAACAGCGACGGAAAAACACTCTTCAGAAATGAGTACTCTTGGAACAATG TGGCAAACGTGATTTTCCTAGAGTCCCCTGCTGGAGTGGGATTTTCATATTCGAACACATCCTCTGACTACAAGACCGTTGGTGACCAGAGGACGGCTGAAGACTCATATGTCTTTCTTATAAATTGGTTAGAGAAGTTTCCTCAATACAAAAGTCGGGATTTTTACATTACTGGAGAGAGCTACGCTGGACATTATGTGCCTCAACTTGCTTACACCATCCTCTCAAATAACAAGATCACAAATCAAACAGTCATTAACCTCAAAGGAATTGCT ATTGGGAATCCTTATATAGATGATAGTACAACTGGCAAGGGGATTTATGACTATTACTGGACACATGCCCTGATCTCTGATGAAACCCATGCTGGTATAACCAGGCATTGTGACTTTGTTAGCGGGAATTTTAGCAGAACGTGCAAACTATATCGAAACCAAGCATTCGTGGAGCATGGAAAACTTGATCTTTATGACATTTATGCCCCACTTTGCAATTCTTCAGCTCCAAAAACTCCTTCTCCTGGCTCT GTCAACAACTTTGATCCGTGCTCCAATATTTATGTTGCATCCTACTTGAATTTACCAGAAGTGCAAAAAGCTCTTCACACCAGAAATACAACTTGGTCACCTTGCAG CAACATTGGATGGACGGATAGACCATCAACAATTCTACCAACAATCAAGCAGCTGATAGACAGCGGCCTTAGATTATGGGTATATAG CGGCGACAATGACGGACGGATCCCAGTAACAGCCTCTAGGTACTCAATCAACACCTTAAAACTTGCAGTGAAGAATGCGTGGCGAGCATGGTACTCTAATAGTGATCAG GACGTTGGCGGATATGTGGTTGAGTATGAAGGTTTGGTACTAACTACGGTGAGGGGAGCTGGGCATCATGTTCCAAGCAACCAACCAGATAGATCTCTAACCATGATCTCATCTTTCCTTCGAGGCACACTTCCTCCTTCCTCTTAA